The Pseudohongiella acticola region GCCGTGCTGCAGGCAATGCTGCACCAATTGATGCCAGTTCTCGCCTGCGGCCGCCGTGACCAGCACCGCGTCATCATCCAACGGATCAGGTCGATGACGAATACCCAGCAAACGCATGCGCACCACCAGCCCAGGCACATCAGCCAGCAGCAGCAGGTTGCTGCCGCCGCCCAGCAGCGTCACCGGCAGATCTTTCTGATCGGCCTGCTGCAGAGCAACCGGCAATTGATCTTCCTGATCAATGTTGCATAACCATTGCGCGCGTGCCGGCACACCGAAGGTAGTCAGCGTGCTCAGATCGGCTTCAGCCTGCCAGGCCATTAACGCTCACCCGTAACTTGCTGTCGCCGACCTGATTGCACAACTGCCAGCAATGCATCACAGGCCTGTTCAACAAGATCCAGCACCTGTTCAAATCCGCCGTCACCACCGTAGTAGGGATCCGGCACATCCGTTGTACCTAATGACACATGCGACAACAACAGACTGACTTTGTCGGCCGAACCATCAGGCGCCATGCGCTGCAGATGCAGCAGATTGCTGTTATCCATGGCAAGGATGTAATCGAACTGATGAAAATCGTCGACACTGACCTGACGCGCCCTTTGTGTGCTCAAATCGTAACCACGACGAACGGCAGCGCTGGTTGAGCGTGGATCCGGCGCCTTGCCAATGTGATAGGCAGCCGTGCCGGCGGAGTCGACCGTCATGTGATGTTGCAGACCGGCATCGGCAATGCGTTTTTCCATGACAGCCTGC contains the following coding sequences:
- a CDS encoding low molecular weight protein-tyrosine-phosphatase, encoding MSTQTRFLMVCLGNICRSPTAQAVMEKRIADAGLQHHMTVDSAGTAAYHIGKAPDPRSTSAAVRRGYDLSTQRARQVSVDDFHQFDYILAMDNSNLLHLQRMAPDGSADKVSLLLSHVSLGTTDVPDPYYGGDGGFEQVLDLVEQACDALLAVVQSGRRQQVTGER